The proteins below are encoded in one region of Xylanibacillus composti:
- a CDS encoding ThuA domain-containing protein, whose protein sequence is MNRKLRVTIWNEYRHEKEDATVRAIYPNGIHAAIGEGLGDQVEIAYATLDDPEHGLTEERLNTTDVLIWWGHKAHHEVQDDIVERVHNRVLRGMGLIVLHSGHFSKVFKKLMGTSCDLKWREADDKERIWVVSPGHPIVEGVGEYIELDAEEMYGEHFDIPAPDELLMVSWFEGGEVFRSGCTFHRGQGKIFYFRPGHETYPTYYNEQVRRVIRNAVMWAAPVEREYPNYGNHKPLEQIQPK, encoded by the coding sequence ATGAATCGAAAGCTGCGGGTTACAATATGGAATGAATACCGCCATGAAAAGGAAGATGCAACGGTACGCGCGATCTATCCGAACGGCATTCATGCTGCCATTGGGGAAGGCCTGGGCGACCAGGTGGAGATCGCCTATGCGACACTGGATGATCCGGAGCACGGCTTGACGGAGGAGCGGCTGAATACAACGGATGTCTTAATCTGGTGGGGGCATAAAGCACATCACGAGGTGCAGGATGACATTGTGGAACGCGTGCATAATCGGGTGCTGCGCGGAATGGGGCTGATCGTCTTGCATTCCGGACATTTCTCCAAAGTGTTCAAGAAGCTGATGGGCACGTCTTGCGACCTGAAGTGGCGGGAGGCGGATGACAAGGAGCGGATTTGGGTGGTGTCGCCCGGTCATCCGATCGTGGAAGGCGTCGGCGAATATATCGAGCTCGATGCCGAGGAAATGTACGGGGAGCACTTCGATATCCCGGCGCCGGATGAGCTGCTGATGGTCAGCTGGTTCGAGGGCGGCGAGGTTTTTCGGAGCGGCTGCACGTTCCATCGCGGGCAGGGAAAAATCTTCTACTTCCGTCCGGGACACGAGACGTATCCAACCTATTACAACGAGCAGGTACGGCGCGTCATCCGCAACGCGGTCATGTGGGCCGCGCCGGTCGAGCGCGAGTATCCGAACTACGGCAACCACAAGCCGCTGGAGCAGATTCAGCCGAAATAA